The following proteins come from a genomic window of Lycium ferocissimum isolate CSIRO_LF1 chromosome 4, AGI_CSIRO_Lferr_CH_V1, whole genome shotgun sequence:
- the LOC132054426 gene encoding low affinity inorganic phosphate transporter 5, whose product MTSDNLTVLNALDTARTQWYHVTAVIIAGMGFFTDAYDLFCITTVSKLLGRLYYYDPTTHAPGKLPHNVNNWITGIALVGTLTGQLVFGWLGDKLGRKKVYGLTLILMVICAISSGLSIGYSRKIVIGTLCFFRFWLGFGIGGDYPLSATIMSEYANKRTRGAFIAAVFAMQGVGIIFAGLVSMIVSKLFLMNYAGEAFKIDEVFSTEPEADYVWRIVLMLGALPALLTYYWRMKMPETGRYTAIIEGNAKQAAIDMGKVLEIEIQADGEKLAKFKAANEYPLLSNEFFMRHGLHLIGTMSTWFLLDIAFYSQNLTQKDILPTMGLVRDAKSISALREMFETSRAMFVIALLGTFPGYWFTVFFIEKIGRFKIQLMGFFMMSVFMAIIGIKYDYLRNKENKWTFAALYGLTFFFANFGPNSTTFVLPAELFPTRVRSTCHALSAASGKAGAMVSAFGVQQYTQDGNVHKIKQAMMFLAFTNMIGFCCTFLVTETKGRSLEEISGEDEKQNEMQTKSTRPDSGRQDDGWD is encoded by the coding sequence ATGACCTCAGACAATCTTACAGTGCTCAATGCACTTGACACAGCACGCACCCAATGGTACCATGTCACAGCCGTTATCATTGCTGGAATGGGATTTTTCACAGATGCATATGATCTCTTTTGTATCACCACAGTCTCTAAACTTTTAGGCCGCTTGTATTACTACGACCCGACTACCCATGCCCCTGGAAAATTGCCTCATAATGTTAACAATTGGATCACTGGAATCGCCCTGGTTGGTACTCTAACGGGCCAACTCGTGTTCGGGTGGCTCGGAGACAAACTTGGTAGGAAAAAAGTATATGGACTTACTTTAATTCTCATGGTCATTTGTGCAATTTCCTCTGGCTTGTCCATCGGGTATAGCCGAAAAATTGTAATAGGGACACTTTGTTTCTTCAGGTTCTGGCTGGGATTTGGAATTGGAGGAGATTATCCTCTTTCTGCTACAATTATGTCTGAATATGCAAATAAGAGAACTCGTGGAGCTTTTATTGCTGCTGTTTTCGCTATGCAAGGCGTTGGGATCATTTTTGCCGGGCTTGTTTCGATGATTGTCTCGAAGCTGTTTCTTATGAATTACGCGGGTGAGGCCTTTAAAATAGATGAGGTTTTCTCCACAGAGCCTGAGGCGGATTATGTTTGGAGGATTGTACTGATGCTTGGAGCTCTTCCCGCACTTCTTACGTATTATTGGAGAATGAAGATGCCTGAAACAGGTCGTTACACTGCTATTATTGAAGGAAATGCTAAACAAGCAGCGATTGACATGGGGAAGGTTCTTGAAATTGAAATTCAAGCAGACGGCGAAAAGTTGGCTAAATTTAAAGCAGCCAATGAGTACCCTTTACTCTCCAATGAGTTCTTCATGCGCCATGGACTTCACTTAATTGGTACAATGAGTACTTGGTTCTTGTTGGATATTGCTTTCTACAGCCAAAATCTCACACAGAAGGACATATTGCCGACCATGGGACTCGTTAGGGATGCCAAGAGCATTTCCGCTTTGAGGGAAATGTTCGAGACATCGCGTGCTATGTTTGTGATTGCCTTGCTTGGTACCTTCCCCGGTTACTGGTTCACGGTATTCTTCATTGAGAAGATCGGAAGGTTTAAGATACAGTTGATGGGGTTCTTCATGATGTCAGTGTTCATGGCGATTATTGGTATCAAATACGATTacttaagaaataaagagaacaAATGGACATTCGCAGCTCTTTATGGCTTAACTTTCTTCTTTGCCAACTTTGGCCCTAATTCAACAACTTTTGTGCTCCCTGCGGAGCTCTTTCCGACAAGGGTGAGATCCACTTGCCACGCGTTGAGTGCCGCGTCTGGAAAGGCAGGAGCAATGGTTAGTGCATTTGGGGTGCAGCAATACACACAAGACGGAAATGTTCATAAGATCAAGCAAGCCATGATGTTTTTGGCATTCACAAATATGATTGGATTTTGCTGCACTTTCTTAGTGACGGAGACAAAAGGAAGGTCTCTGGAGGAAATTTCAGGGGAGGATGAGAAGCAGAACGAGATGCAGACGAAGAGTACTAGGCCTGATTCTGGCCGCCAGGATGACGGATGGGATTGA
- the LOC132051701 gene encoding dihydrofolate synthetase translates to MKNLSILFGFSRSIQRNMVCSVTRHSFSTLREDPQLHEMIEFLDNLKNFEKSGVPKDAGTDSKHGFDLGRMKRLMGLMGNPQSTFKTVHIAGTKGKGSTAAFLSSILRAEGYSVGCYTSPHIQTIRERITLGRWGEPVSAKALNHHFKRRREVIERAVKLENGCLSHFEVFTAIAFSLFAEENTEIAVVEAGLGGARDATNVISGSDLAISIITTVGEEHLDALGGSLESIAVAKSGIVKNGRPLVIGGPFIPSIECILRRKASSMSSPVVSASDPGNRSALRGFCEVSGIPRQLCDIVLQIEKDFDLAIELLGVKLRMLGAHQLQNAVTATCAALCLNKQGWSLSSGSIRSGLESAFLQGRSQILSSEEANLLGVPGATVLLDGAHTKESARALANTLQMTFPKAKMVLVVAMANDKDHLGFARELLSVGDLDAVFFTEVDIAGAKSRMTSASLLKCAWVNASREMDMKVLDLKVADSEDQSLQAAGIVESRSILLAAGSLLACMGAGFKILSERTGEQPGIIVVTGSLHIVSTVLGYLHS, encoded by the exons atgaaaaacctTAGCATTCTTTTTGGATTCAGTCGTTCAATTCAGAGAAATATGGTTTGCTCAGTTACTCGTCATTCCTTCTCCACTTTGAGAGAGGACCCACAATTACACGAAATGATTGAATTTTTGGACAACCTTAAAAACTTCGAGAAGTCAGGTGTTCCCAAGGATGCAGGAACTGATTCCAAACATGGTTTCGATCTTGGAAGAATGAAACGTTTGATGGGACTCATGGGTAATCCCCAATCTACCTTCAAg ACTGTTCATATCGCTGGAACAAAAGGAAAAGGGTCAACAGCTGCATTTCTCTCCAGTATACTGCGGGCAGAAGGCTATTCTGTTGGTTGCTATACTAG TCCACATATACAGACTATCAGAGAACGGATAACCTTGGGAAGATGGGGTGAGCCAGTATCAGCCAAGGCATTGAATCATCATTTCAAGAGAAGGAGGGAGGTTATTGAGAGGGCAGTAAAACTTGAGAATGGATGTCTCAGTCATTTTGAG GTTTTTACTGCTATTGCATTCAGCCTATTTGCTGAAGAAAATACTGAAATTGCAGTTGTGGAG GCTGGATTGGGTGGAGCACGAGATGCCACTAATGTTATTTCGGGTTCTGATCTTGCTATATCAATTATAACCACTGTTGGCGAGGAACATCTGGATGCACTTGGGGGCTCTTTGGAAAGTATAGCGGTGGCAAAATCAGGAATAGTTAAAAATGGGCGCCCA TTGGTTATAGGAGGTCCATTCATTCCATCTATTGAGTGCATTCTTCGTAGGAAAGCATCTTCTATGTCTTCACCAGTGGTATCAGCATCTGATCCTGGAAATAGAAGCGCTTTAAGAGGCTTCTGTGAAGTGAGTGGCATACCACGCCAATTGTGTGATATAGTGCTCCAGATTGAGAAGGACTTTGATCTG GCTATTGAACTTCTAGGTGTGAAATTACGCATGCTTGGAGCTCACCAACTTCAAAACGCTGTAACTGCTACATGTGCAGCATTATGCCTTAATAAACAAG GATGGAGTTTGTCCAGTGGATCTATTCGTTCTGGTCTGGAGAGTGCATTTTTGCAAGGCAGAAGCCAAATTTTGTCTTCAGAAGAAGCTAATTTACTTGGAGTACCTGGGGCCACTGTACTGCTTGATGGAG CACATACGAAGGAATCTGCCAGGGCTTTGGCAAACACATTGCAGATGACATTTCCAAAGGCAAAGATGGTTCTTGTGGTTGCTATGGCAAATGACAAGGATCATCTAGGTTTTGCAAGAGAGCTACTCTCAG TTGGGGATTTGGATGCTGTATTTTTTACAGAAGTTGACATTGCTGGTGCTAAATCAAGAATGACTTCAGCATCTTTATTGAAATGTGCTTGGGTCAATGCTTCGAGAGAGATGGATATGAAGGTTCTTGACCTCAAAGTTGCAGATAGTGAGGATCAATCACTTCAAGCTGCAGGGATAGTGGAATCTCGAAGCATTTTACTTGCGGCGGGATCACTATTGGCTTGTATGGGAGCTGGTTTTAAGATCCTTAGTGAAAGAACTGGAGAACAACCTGGAATCATAGTAGTCACTGGTTCTTTGCATATTGTTTCCACTGTTTTAGGCTACTTGCACAGCTGA